From Acidimicrobiales bacterium, one genomic window encodes:
- a CDS encoding threonine ammonia-lyase, translating to MSAGAPLGPSPDEVTLDAIRRAADALRGVIEYTPLTRSQTLSDITGVDVHLKFENLQYTGSFKGRGARNRLLAVAPGRGVIAMSAGNHAQGVAHHGALLGLPTTIVMPENTPFVKVARTRDLGAEVVLAGADVMAAAVRARELAEERDLEFIHPFDDPVVIAGQGTVGLEMLEQEPDLDMIVAAVGGGGLSAGIAVATTGHGRPVEVIGVQTERFPSMADRLAGRASTARSGSTVADGIAVSEPGRITSAILEAHAVDVLVVPEAAIEQAIAMLLEIEKTVVEGAGAAGLAALMTYPERFAGKKVGLVLCGGNIDPRTLSVVALRGLAVQGRLNRIRVELDDTPGRLALVSQVIAREAANVVEVDHDGLGSSGARSTILELRIDTLDAAHADRVLEAIRAEGLNADLVDW from the coding sequence ATGTCTGCAGGAGCACCCCTCGGTCCGAGTCCCGACGAGGTGACGCTCGACGCCATTCGCCGGGCCGCCGACGCGCTCCGCGGGGTCATCGAATACACGCCGCTGACCCGTTCGCAGACGCTCAGCGACATCACGGGGGTCGATGTCCATCTGAAGTTCGAGAACCTCCAGTACACCGGCTCGTTCAAGGGGCGCGGCGCGAGGAACCGGCTGCTCGCCGTCGCGCCCGGGCGCGGCGTCATCGCGATGTCGGCCGGAAACCATGCGCAGGGAGTGGCCCACCACGGCGCCCTGCTCGGGCTTCCCACGACGATCGTCATGCCCGAGAACACCCCGTTCGTGAAGGTCGCTCGCACCCGCGACCTCGGCGCCGAGGTCGTGCTGGCCGGAGCCGACGTCATGGCTGCCGCCGTGCGGGCCCGCGAGCTGGCCGAGGAGCGGGATCTGGAGTTCATCCACCCGTTCGACGATCCCGTCGTGATCGCCGGGCAGGGGACCGTCGGGCTCGAGATGCTCGAGCAGGAGCCCGACCTCGACATGATCGTCGCTGCGGTCGGCGGTGGCGGCCTGTCGGCCGGGATCGCGGTGGCGACCACCGGCCACGGCCGCCCGGTCGAGGTCATCGGCGTGCAGACCGAGCGGTTTCCTTCGATGGCCGATCGCCTGGCCGGACGTGCCTCCACTGCCCGTTCCGGGTCGACGGTCGCTGATGGCATCGCCGTCTCCGAGCCGGGGAGGATCACCTCGGCGATCCTCGAAGCCCACGCTGTCGACGTACTCGTCGTGCCCGAGGCGGCGATCGAGCAGGCCATCGCGATGCTGCTCGAGATCGAGAAGACCGTCGTCGAGGGAGCCGGCGCGGCCGGCCTGGCCGCACTCATGACCTACCCCGAACGCTTCGCCGGGAAGAAGGTCGGACTCGTGCTGTGCGGCGGCAACATCGATCCCCGCACCCTCTCGGTCGTGGCGCTGCGGGGCCTGGCCGTGCAGGGTCGACTCAACCGCATCCGGGTCGAGCTCGACGACACCCCCGGCCGCCTGGCCCTGGTGTCGCAGGTCATCGCCCGCGAAGCGGCCAACGTCGTCGAGGTCGACCACGACGGTCTCGGATCGAGCGGTGCCCGCAGCACGATTCTCGAGTTGCGGATCGACACCCTCGATGCGGCCCATGCCGACCGGGTCCTCGAGGCGATCCGCGCCGAGGGCCTCAACGCGGACCTCGTCGACTGGTAG